The following DNA comes from Teredinibacter haidensis.
CGATTGGCGCGGGTTTGATGGTCGGAGTGATGTTTTGGAGTGCTATGGGTTCGGGTATTGGTGTTTGGCTATTCGGTTTTGGCGGTATTGTTGTTGGTGCATCCGGGATGGTCTTCGGTCTTATTGGGTTTTTATTTGCCAATGCCTACTTTAACCCGAGTCTACGCAGTTGGCTATGCGCCGGAATATCTTTCGTTCTTTACAGTGGCACATTGCTGTCGTTACTGCGGCTATTGCCGCACATATCCTGGGCCGCTCATTTTTGGGGTTTTGTTGCCGGTATGATGTTAGCAGCACTTTTCAGAAAGCAAGAAAAGCAATCTGCAAGCACATAGAGCTGTCTTTTCCTGTTTTCGCGCTTCAAGTTTGGGGGCGGGTTTTCTGTTGGCTCTAGAAAATGTTTCTTCGTATTCACTGACCAAGCTCTTGCGGCAAAACCGCTTCCTGATCCACAAATCCCCCATACTTTCTCATGGCGGGAAGTAACTCCAAGTCCGCAAATTCGCAGCCGGTTAGGTGGGGGTCTTTCTGCCGCTCTTTCCCGCTGCTTTCGTGTGCATGCCCAAGCCCTTGTTGTAATCGTTCAATTAGTGGTAAATAACCCGGTTTCCAAGCATCAATTTCGGGAAAAATGTGTTTAAGGGCTTTAAGTATTCCCATCCCCGAATAATCCAGGTCCCCCCAGAATCGCACGTTAACAGTGGTATGTTGTTGCGGTTCAAACCACCAGTTTTCGAATAAAGTGAAGCTCGATGGTCTAGCTCGTTCACCATAAAAGGTAAAAGCGACATTGCCATGCTCTCTTATTCGGGTGGCGGAACCGCGAAAACCCGCTGCGTAAATAAGGGTGGTGTTGTGAAGTTCTGCGTTGGTAAGCGCCAGAAAGCTATCCTGGTTTTCGATAAAGAGGACTCGGTCGATTACATCGGAGAGGCATACTGTCATTAAAATGGGGCGAGCTAAAAGATTGTGGCTGGCAGAAGGGTAGAGGTTACGAACAAGTTCTTCGCGGTGATCGAGAAACTTTGAGTCCCCCCAAAAACAACGAGCAGATAGCGCGCGTAACGTGATTGGTTTTTGCAGCATTCCTCCCATACGAGAAAATGCGCGCAGTGTCTGTTCTGCCCCTTGGTCTGGCAGGCGGATCATTTGCTCTGAAAGGGATTGACCGTGATCCTCGAAGCGATCTTTTAGCTTTCGTAGCGTGTCTTGCCAAACGAGCGCGTAAGGGTCCAATGCTGGGCGATTTAACCAGTCTCGAACCAGTTCTTCCTTTTCGGGATTAAAAACAATCTGAGCATTATCGTAAGGCTCTTGGTAGGGTTTGTTGCGGGCAAAGCGAATGGAGATAATGTGATATTCATTGTTAAGGGATTTAACTAACGACCAGAGGTATTTCACTTCTGGTGATCCGAAGTCGAAGAGCTCGGGTAGTGTTTTGGCGTTAATCCGCATCGACAACCGATGCCCTTTTTCCAGCTTGTGTAGAAAGGTGTCGAGTAAACCAATAATTGCCGGTTCTTCATCTACCCAGCGAGGACGTGTACGAAAAACATTTTCTTTTATATTCATAACCGCTTCTCCCCACCTGTTAGGTGCCGCACAGAATACTTGATCGCGCACCGTAATCAAGATTAAGCATACACCGACGATAGTTCTTCTTGCGAGATAAGGCGCAAAAAATTTATTCGTAAAGATTAGTTATTTAGGTGACATCGATAGTGTTGGATCGATGCGTTTTTGTTTGTTTAGCGCTTGTGAGCGCTTGTTAGTGGTGCAACAATTGTTAGGGCGCATCATATTGGTGATGAATGTTTTTATGCGCGCCAATTGCGATTACCTGATGTCGAGGGATTGGTTGTAAATGTTGTCTAATATGTCAGTTTAACCGCATAGCGTAAATCTCGGGGGCTTGCCCCCGAGCTGGATAGCGTACAATGGCTTTAGCCATTGTGGGGTAGCCAACTTATGGAGTTACGTCGAAATACTCATCATGTGTATAGAATAATGTATCACTTTGTATGGATACCAAAATATAGG
Coding sequences within:
- a CDS encoding rhomboid family intramembrane serine protease, with protein sequence MIKRLLPTEALIFVALMWVIYLVDLLLPGFSFNGLGIQPRTFAGLSGIFFAPFLHGGLFHLVSNTLPLLVLAAILRLSIGAGLMVGVMFWSAMGSGIGVWLFGFGGIVVGASGMVFGLIGFLFANAYFNPSLRSWLCAGISFVLYSGTLLSLLRLLPHISWAAHFWGFVAGMMLAALFRKQEKQSAST
- a CDS encoding DUF2220 family protein, which produces MNIKENVFRTRPRWVDEEPAIIGLLDTFLHKLEKGHRLSMRINAKTLPELFDFGSPEVKYLWSLVKSLNNEYHIISIRFARNKPYQEPYDNAQIVFNPEKEELVRDWLNRPALDPYALVWQDTLRKLKDRFEDHGQSLSEQMIRLPDQGAEQTLRAFSRMGGMLQKPITLRALSARCFWGDSKFLDHREELVRNLYPSASHNLLARPILMTVCLSDVIDRVLFIENQDSFLALTNAELHNTTLIYAAGFRGSATRIREHGNVAFTFYGERARPSSFTLFENWWFEPQQHTTVNVRFWGDLDYSGMGILKALKHIFPEIDAWKPGYLPLIERLQQGLGHAHESSGKERQKDPHLTGCEFADLELLPAMRKYGGFVDQEAVLPQELGQ